The following proteins come from a genomic window of Mammaliicoccus sp. Marseille-Q6498:
- a CDS encoding penicillin-binding protein, with translation MPKIKIKKNKIGAVLLVSFFGLLFFILAVRYSYLMISGHAAGEDLTYRASEKYLRQTIAQPERGKIYDRNGKVLAEDTDSYKLVAILDKNMSKNSDKPRHVKDKEKTAKALSKIINIDEKDILSRLKTKNAFQVEFGQKGKDLTYKQKKEIEKLKLPGLTFETEKKRFYPNGNFASHLIGLADKDQKTNQLKGVAGAEKIFDSYLSGKKGKNSYKQDIWGMLVPNSEDNIKAKNGDDVHLTLDSNIQVFVENTLDKMVDRYEPKDIFAVVMDAQTGEILGYSQRPTFNPDTKKDFGKKWANDLYQNTYEPGSTFKTYGLAAAIEEGKFDPNKKFKSGHRDIDGFKIYDWNDDGWGNIPMTTGFTYSANTLMMKLQDLVGEDKAKAYYEKFGFGKKTGGLFDSEAPGNIAFDNELQRKTSAFGQSTTVTPIQMLQAETAVLNQGNMLEPFYVKSIQNRETNETIQKGKKKVVGNPISKNTAQKTMDELDKVVNSKESHATNYKIDGYHIAGKTGTAQVPDTKNGGYVKGANPYFVSFMGYAPAKNPKVVVYAGMSLAQKRDLEAYEYGVSRAFNPIMENTLKYLDIGETEGKKESSASKVPDVVNSEIKKATDTIKGKKLEPIVIGKGSKVTKQLPLEGKNVQDKEKVLLVTDGDLTMPSTENWTKRDLLKLQEATGIDIDTEGSGYVTEQSVAENQNIKAGTKVKFTLSNNHPNGDDSIGQVPESVSKDSSNKDKSKDEKSSD, from the coding sequence ATGCCAAAAATTAAAATAAAGAAAAATAAAATAGGAGCAGTCCTCTTAGTAAGTTTTTTCGGACTGCTCTTTTTTATATTGGCCGTAAGATATTCTTATCTGATGATAAGTGGTCATGCAGCTGGTGAAGATTTAACATATAGAGCAAGTGAAAAGTATTTAAGACAGACAATTGCTCAACCAGAAAGAGGGAAAATTTACGATAGAAACGGGAAAGTTTTAGCTGAAGATACAGATAGTTATAAGTTAGTTGCTATTTTAGATAAAAATATGAGTAAAAATAGTGACAAGCCAAGACACGTTAAAGATAAAGAGAAAACAGCTAAAGCATTATCAAAAATTATAAATATAGACGAAAAAGATATCCTTAGTAGATTAAAAACTAAAAATGCATTTCAAGTTGAATTTGGTCAAAAGGGTAAAGATTTAACTTATAAGCAAAAGAAAGAAATAGAAAAACTTAAGTTACCTGGATTAACGTTTGAAACTGAAAAGAAACGATTTTATCCTAATGGAAACTTTGCATCACATTTAATTGGATTAGCAGATAAAGATCAAAAAACGAACCAATTAAAAGGTGTTGCTGGTGCAGAAAAGATTTTTGATAGTTATTTAAGTGGTAAAAAAGGTAAGAATTCATACAAACAAGATATTTGGGGAATGCTTGTGCCAAATAGTGAAGATAATATCAAAGCTAAAAATGGTGACGATGTGCATTTAACATTGGATTCAAACATACAAGTATTTGTTGAAAATACACTTGATAAGATGGTCGATCGTTACGAACCTAAAGATATATTTGCTGTTGTGATGGACGCTCAAACAGGTGAAATATTAGGATACAGTCAACGTCCAACATTTAATCCTGATACTAAAAAAGACTTCGGGAAAAAATGGGCGAATGATTTATACCAAAATACTTATGAACCAGGGTCTACTTTTAAAACATATGGACTAGCTGCCGCAATAGAAGAGGGCAAATTTGATCCGAATAAGAAATTCAAATCTGGTCATAGAGATATAGACGGATTTAAAATATATGACTGGAACGATGATGGTTGGGGTAATATACCTATGACAACTGGATTCACATATTCTGCAAATACGCTTATGATGAAACTTCAAGATTTAGTTGGAGAAGATAAAGCTAAAGCTTATTATGAAAAGTTCGGATTTGGTAAGAAGACTGGTGGATTATTCGATAGTGAAGCGCCAGGTAACATAGCCTTTGATAATGAACTACAAAGAAAAACATCTGCATTCGGACAATCAACAACAGTAACACCTATTCAAATGTTACAAGCTGAAACTGCAGTACTTAATCAAGGGAACATGTTAGAACCTTTTTATGTAAAATCTATACAAAACCGTGAAACAAATGAAACAATCCAAAAAGGTAAGAAAAAAGTAGTTGGAAATCCTATTTCTAAAAATACAGCTCAAAAAACAATGGATGAGTTGGATAAAGTTGTAAACAGTAAAGAAAGTCACGCAACGAACTATAAAATAGATGGATATCATATAGCCGGTAAAACTGGTACAGCACAAGTTCCAGATACGAAAAATGGCGGATATGTTAAAGGGGCGAACCCTTACTTTGTAAGTTTCATGGGCTATGCACCAGCTAAAAACCCTAAAGTGGTTGTATATGCAGGTATGTCATTAGCGCAAAAAAGAGATTTAGAAGCTTATGAATATGGTGTTTCTAGAGCCTTTAATCCAATTATGGAAAACACATTGAAATATTTAGACATTGGAGAAACGGAAGGTAAAAAAGAAAGTAGTGCTTCTAAAGTTCCAGATGTCGTAAATTCAGAAATTAAAAAAGCTACCGATACAATAAAAGGTAAAAAATTAGAACCTATTGTTATAGGTAAAGGTAGTAAAGTTACAAAACAATTGCCGTTAGAAGGTAAAAATGTCCAAGATAAAGAGAAAGTCTTACTTGTGACTGACGGTGATTTAACAATGCCTAGTACAGAAAATTGGACGAAACGTGATTTACTCAAATTACAAGAAGCAACAGGTATTGACATTGATACTGAAGGTTCAGGTTATGTAACAGAACAATCAGTCGCAGAAAACCAAAATATTAAAGCTGGTACAAAAGTGAAATTCACACTGTCAAACAATCACCCTAACGGAGATGATTCTATTGGACAAGTACCAGAAAGCGTATCGAAAGATAGTTCAAATAAAGATAAAAGTAAAGACGAGAAATCTAGTGATTAG
- the ftsL gene encoding cell division protein FtsL, whose protein sequence is MAVERIYPNYRPDEWQEPQVEPQRKKVTKTKVVGISRVEKFVYITLITMIALISIYMLSLKMDAYNNKSQIADLDSKIEKQQTTNGDLKTESMRQSSYERIYKKAEGYGLKLNNDNVKVVRSDAKN, encoded by the coding sequence ATGGCAGTAGAGAGAATATATCCGAATTATAGACCCGATGAGTGGCAAGAACCACAAGTAGAACCGCAGAGGAAAAAAGTTACTAAGACCAAAGTCGTTGGCATTTCAAGAGTTGAAAAGTTTGTATACATAACGTTAATAACTATGATTGCGTTGATAAGTATTTATATGCTATCTTTAAAAATGGATGCGTATAACAACAAGTCACAAATAGCAGATTTAGATAGTAAAATCGAGAAGCAGCAAACTACTAATGGAGATTTGAAGACTGAATCAATGAGACAATCATCATATGAGCGTATCTACAAAAAAGCTGAAGGTTACGGTCTAAAGCTGAATAACGACAATGTAAAGGTAGTGCGTAGTGATGCCAAAAATTAA
- the rsmH gene encoding 16S rRNA (cytosine(1402)-N(4))-methyltransferase RsmH, producing MFHHVSVLLNETVDKLDIKPDGTYVDCTLGGAGHSLYLVEQLNDNGHLIAIDQDETAIEHAKNILKDHIHKVTFVQNNFRNLEHILDDLNISKVDGVLYDLGVSSPQLDTPERGFSYHYDAKLDMRMDQSQELSAYEVINEWSYEQLVKIFFRYGEEKFSKQIARKIEARREQVPIETTFELVELIKEGIPAAKRRKGGHPAKRVFQAIRIAVNDELGAFETSIEAAIQRVKVGGRISVITFHSLEDRLCKQVFQEYEKGPDVPRGLPVIPEGYEPKLKRVNRKPILSDDKELEENNRARSAKLRVAEILK from the coding sequence ATGTTTCATCACGTATCAGTACTTTTAAATGAAACCGTAGATAAGTTAGACATTAAACCCGATGGTACATACGTGGATTGTACATTAGGTGGAGCAGGACATAGTTTATACCTAGTTGAACAATTAAATGATAATGGTCATCTGATTGCAATTGACCAAGATGAAACAGCTATTGAACACGCTAAAAATATTTTAAAAGATCATATCCACAAAGTAACATTCGTGCAAAACAATTTTAGAAATTTAGAACATATATTAGATGATTTAAATATTAGTAAAGTAGATGGCGTACTTTATGACCTAGGTGTATCGAGTCCACAACTTGATACACCCGAAAGAGGATTTAGTTATCACTATGATGCCAAACTCGATATGAGAATGGATCAATCACAAGAGTTATCTGCTTATGAAGTGATAAATGAATGGTCATATGAACAACTTGTCAAAATCTTTTTCAGATATGGTGAAGAGAAATTTTCTAAACAAATTGCGAGAAAGATAGAAGCAAGACGTGAACAAGTACCTATAGAAACGACTTTCGAATTAGTGGAGTTAATTAAAGAAGGTATTCCAGCTGCTAAACGAAGAAAAGGTGGTCATCCTGCTAAACGTGTATTCCAAGCAATAAGAATAGCGGTTAATGACGAGCTAGGGGCTTTTGAAACTTCAATTGAAGCAGCGATACAACGCGTAAAAGTTGGTGGAAGAATTTCAGTTATTACATTCCATTCTTTAGAAGATCGTTTGTGTAAACAAGTCTTTCAAGAATATGAAAAAGGTCCAGATGTTCCAAGGGGACTTCCTGTTATACCGGAGGGGTATGAACCTAAGTTAAAGAGAGTTAATAGAAAACCAATTCTGTCTGATGATAAAGAACTTGAAGAAAACAATCGAGCAAGAAGTGCAAAATTGAGAGTTGCTGAAATCTTAAAGTAA
- the mraZ gene encoding division/cell wall cluster transcriptional repressor MraZ, which translates to MFMGEYQHQLDTKGRIIVPSKFRYDLNERFIITRGLDKCLFGYTLDEWARIEEKLKTLPITKKDARKFMRMFFSGAVEVELDKQGRINIPQNLRSYANLSKECTVIGVSNRIEIWDRNTWNDFYDESEDNFEDIAEDLIDFDF; encoded by the coding sequence ATGTTCATGGGAGAATATCAACATCAATTGGATACAAAAGGACGTATCATTGTGCCTTCTAAATTCAGATATGATTTGAATGAGCGTTTTATTATCACTAGAGGCCTGGATAAATGTTTGTTTGGTTATACGCTTGATGAATGGGCGCGCATCGAAGAAAAACTTAAAACCTTACCTATCACGAAAAAGGATGCACGTAAATTCATGAGAATGTTCTTCTCAGGAGCAGTTGAAGTAGAACTAGACAAACAAGGACGTATTAATATTCCTCAAAACTTAAGAAGTTACGCCAATTTAAGTAAAGAATGTACTGTAATTGGTGTATCTAACAGAATAGAAATTTGGGATAGAAATACTTGGAATGATTTTTATGATGAGTCTGAAGACAATTTTGAGGACATTGCGGAAGATCTCATTGACTTTGATTTTTAG
- the bshC gene encoding bacillithiol biosynthesis cysteine-adding enzyme BshC produces the protein MDCKMTTIDKRDSFIDKYINQSDDVLNFYEYDPTNQSAFKSRAQLSANGREQELAQVIKNYMSDLELTDAQNDNLSYLSKGHKVIIGGQQAGLFTGPLYTFHKIISIIILAKEQSESLNQPIVPVFWIAGEDHDFDEVNHTYAYDRISRQLNKVKYSTLEPPEKSVSQYLFDKGSVMDALDDMFSAIGETIHSKNIKKMIHEAINKASSWSDMFKYITNEAFKDYGLLLIDANDEKLRNMEKPFFKEILKNHSEIDTTFRETQDRFSKVINKRMILTDSNVHLFYEFNEKRQLIMAENDKFYLSKDKDVEFTQSELLNLIDEYPERFSNNVVTRPLMEEYLFNTLSFVGGPSEIIYWGELKGVFNVLNIEMPIVTPRMRMSYLTQEAKKGIETYDLDLDTILIEGIQRDSDKFVRSKASDEVLNEIEKMKETQLSFHHKLLDEIGDEYQNRQLIEKNNQIHQHQYQYLLDRYLLNVRRDNEISMRHFETIENTLHPHHGLQERIWNPIQLMNLFGTDMFSPPTYPPLRYTFDHITIEL, from the coding sequence ATGGACTGTAAAATGACGACGATAGATAAACGTGATAGCTTTATAGATAAATATATAAACCAAAGTGATGATGTTTTAAACTTTTATGAGTATGATCCAACTAATCAATCTGCTTTTAAAAGTAGAGCACAGTTATCTGCGAATGGTAGAGAACAGGAGTTAGCACAAGTCATCAAAAATTATATGTCTGATTTAGAATTGACAGATGCTCAAAATGATAACCTTAGTTATTTGAGCAAAGGACATAAAGTAATTATAGGTGGACAACAAGCTGGACTGTTTACTGGACCTCTTTATACATTCCATAAAATCATTTCGATTATTATATTAGCTAAAGAACAAAGTGAATCGCTTAATCAACCAATTGTTCCAGTCTTTTGGATTGCTGGAGAAGACCATGACTTTGACGAAGTGAATCATACATATGCTTATGATCGAATTTCAAGGCAGTTAAATAAAGTGAAGTACAGTACTTTAGAACCACCTGAAAAAAGTGTATCTCAGTACTTATTTGATAAAGGATCTGTAATGGATGCTTTAGATGACATGTTTAGCGCTATTGGTGAAACGATTCATTCAAAAAATATAAAAAAAATGATTCATGAAGCTATAAATAAAGCGAGCTCTTGGAGCGACATGTTTAAATATATAACAAATGAAGCTTTTAAAGATTATGGTTTATTATTAATAGATGCAAACGATGAAAAGCTTAGAAATATGGAAAAACCATTTTTCAAAGAGATTTTGAAAAATCATAGTGAGATAGATACCACTTTTAGAGAAACACAAGATCGTTTTTCAAAAGTTATTAATAAACGTATGATTTTGACAGATAGTAATGTTCATTTATTTTATGAATTTAATGAAAAACGACAACTCATTATGGCTGAAAATGATAAGTTTTATTTAAGTAAAGATAAAGATGTTGAATTTACTCAATCAGAATTACTAAATTTAATTGATGAATATCCAGAGAGGTTCTCAAACAATGTTGTGACGAGACCTTTAATGGAAGAATATCTGTTTAATACTTTAAGTTTTGTAGGAGGACCTAGTGAAATTATTTATTGGGGAGAACTTAAAGGTGTGTTTAATGTTTTAAATATTGAAATGCCTATCGTGACACCGAGAATGAGAATGAGTTATTTAACTCAAGAAGCCAAAAAAGGTATAGAAACTTATGATTTAGATCTAGACACTATTTTAATAGAAGGTATACAACGAGATAGCGATAAGTTCGTTAGGTCAAAAGCATCTGATGAAGTTTTAAATGAAATTGAAAAAATGAAAGAAACGCAACTGTCATTTCATCATAAATTATTAGATGAAATAGGAGACGAGTATCAAAATAGACAACTCATTGAAAAGAACAATCAAATTCATCAACATCAATATCAATATTTATTAGATAGATATTTGTTAAATGTTAGAAGAGATAATGAAATTAGTATGAGACATTTTGAAACAATAGAAAATACGTTACACCCTCACCACGGATTGCAGGAAAGAATATGGAATCCAATACAATTAATGAATTTATTTGGGACAGACATGTTCAGTCCCCCCACTTATCCACCACTTCGTTACACTTTTGATCATATTACGATCGAACTATAG
- a CDS encoding N-acetyltransferase — protein sequence MAKVERLQINYKTEEAFEQFRNFGNEGLYMVEELKGKMIDASSDSPFYGIYVGDKLVARMCLYKQDEVEKTYFPEFTDYLILWKLEVLKDYQDRGYGLQLLDYAKKFDLPIKCIARNRSKDFFLNHGFKDIEQQNQIGEDIVIWTPES from the coding sequence ATGGCAAAAGTAGAACGTTTACAAATTAATTACAAGACTGAAGAAGCATTTGAACAATTCCGCAACTTCGGTAATGAAGGTTTATATATGGTTGAAGAATTAAAAGGTAAAATGATTGATGCTAGTTCAGATTCTCCATTTTACGGCATTTATGTAGGAGATAAATTAGTAGCTAGAATGTGCTTATACAAACAAGACGAAGTAGAAAAAACTTACTTCCCTGAATTTACTGATTATCTTATTTTATGGAAACTAGAAGTATTAAAAGATTATCAGGATCGAGGATATGGTTTACAACTATTAGATTATGCTAAAAAATTCGACCTACCTATTAAATGTATTGCAAGAAATCGCTCTAAAGACTTTTTCTTAAATCATGGATTCAAAGATATCGAACAACAAAATCAAATTGGTGAAGATATCGTCATTTGGACTCCAGAAAGTTAA
- a CDS encoding YdcF family protein, protein MWTTIILLILFIISFYLDFRQYKNIFLLGLFLISLCAVILFELVIPTMHLSLNINYLLMLNIVYSLIVIVAMLLSLLNLKKKIANDGKFVTNMIVLGYGAFILVNFLILVFKPDIVIKFTNGLLFIYLSILFYYLNLMFITQNIYSWLISGMSKRKKRRYIIVLGAGIIGDKVSPILQARLDKAIKLKKKNLNAIIIVSGGQGPDEIVSEAEAMRNYLVYQGVRAEDIIMEDQSTNTEENLINSYKIMQKEESNPLATIVSNHFHILRASFLAKKLQMNATVTGGSSKYYFYPNAYVREYIAILYMFKKTHIIALIIITILFFGYNMMN, encoded by the coding sequence ATGTGGACTACAATCATACTTTTAATATTATTTATTATAAGTTTTTATTTAGATTTCAGACAGTATAAAAATATATTCTTATTAGGGCTATTTTTAATATCATTATGTGCTGTCATTTTATTTGAATTGGTCATACCTACAATGCATTTATCGTTAAATATTAACTATTTATTAATGTTAAACATTGTCTATAGTTTAATTGTGATTGTAGCAATGTTATTGTCACTTCTAAATTTAAAGAAGAAAATTGCAAATGACGGTAAATTTGTCACAAATATGATTGTATTAGGTTATGGTGCATTTATATTAGTGAATTTTTTAATTTTAGTTTTTAAACCAGACATTGTCATTAAATTTACTAACGGTTTGTTGTTCATTTATTTATCTATTCTTTTTTATTATTTAAATCTTATGTTCATTACACAAAATATCTATTCTTGGCTGATAAGTGGCATGTCTAAAAGGAAGAAGCGACGTTATATCATTGTGTTAGGTGCAGGCATTATTGGTGATAAAGTCTCACCGATTTTACAAGCGAGGTTAGATAAAGCAATCAAATTAAAAAAGAAAAATTTAAACGCAATTATTATAGTGAGTGGTGGACAAGGTCCGGACGAAATTGTAAGTGAAGCTGAGGCAATGAGGAACTACTTAGTTTATCAAGGTGTTCGTGCTGAAGATATTATTATGGAAGATCAATCTACAAATACTGAAGAAAATTTAATCAATTCATATAAAATAATGCAAAAAGAAGAATCAAATCCTTTAGCAACTATTGTATCAAATCATTTCCATATATTAAGAGCTTCTTTTCTAGCTAAAAAATTACAAATGAATGCAACAGTGACTGGTGGTTCATCTAAGTATTATTTCTATCCAAATGCTTATGTAAGAGAGTATATCGCAATTCTTTATATGTTTAAGAAAACACATATCATCGCGTTAATTATTATAACGATTCTTTTCTTTGGATATAATATGATGAATTAA
- a CDS encoding endo-alpha-N-acetylgalactosaminidase family protein, producing MILSGKFSLFSKKLLVASLLTVFSLTLFNALNQDVLAKSNEDTLKSNKMKAKVDKKFPRVIEYHLNSGKKMDGQKKEIKQVKINGHLITPKVTYKKLNNSTAQYVLKVQDKENKVDGEFTIEMKVVNNQLSFKVTDYKNNLDGKTKDTIIRDFEIPNQFLVSVNSSQKNANLQTTRMSNNTMKSGDKLFKVDNKIENDFNYPMMYGFVSNSKTSAGVWSNSQYSKGTGELDFTRLTATSQELKKDKHVGLSSSSWILQPGPDYPDAKQQKLLPEAKVVVTEDENKDKKVDWQDAAIAYRSIMNHPKGAESVPDLVAYRISMNFGSQAQNPFLTTLDGVKKVNLNTDGLGQSVLLKGYGSEGHDSGHLDYDNIGKRIGGAEDMKTLLGKGKEYGAKFGVHINASETYPESKAFVPERLKKNADGSYNYGWNWLDQGINIDAAYDMLHGRKDRFKSLKDKIGNDLDFIYVDVWGNGQSGDNGAWMSHQLAKEIQDLGWRVGVEWGHGMEYDSTFQHWAADLTYGDYKNKGINSKVARFIRNSEKDAWVGNYPTYSGAADYPLLGGYDMKDFEGWQGRNNYEEYIDNLFKTNLSTKYLQHFDITNWKDGKPVKMTANGETVDWTPEMEVQLKNDQNDKVVVKRKSNDYAGDKENYRSRTIELNGKKVLDGNNYLLPWNWDENGKALKDQDKKLYHYNEKGGTSSWEVPNDWKNNNLKLYKLTETGREFVKDVTVKNGKVTLDKISAKTPYVLYKGEQKKKEVSYGEGMHIKDPGFNSKSLKDWKLEGNKDDVSIIKSNSSNEMLTFNNTSKDAKLTQTLTDLKPGKQYAVYVGVDNRSDAKAKISINANGKKVENYTKKSIAKNYVKANPHNTTPESSTTGDSSYFQNMYVTFKAPASGETTLTLSRDAGKDTTYMDDIRIFENKQNLYPKENIFSQNFEEVPQGIFPFVVSNIEGVEDNRTHLSEKHEPYTQRGWNKKRINDVIDGNWSLKINGQVQKDKLAYQTIPQNFRFESDKTYEVSFDYESGSDDTYAFATGDENVEDNAKFKQTPLKGTAEEKGKKTYKTTIKGSKNGQTWIGIASTDKAPDTKGVTDEGQVNFEGSKDFVLDNLTIKEVKSKK from the coding sequence TTGATTTTAAGTGGTAAATTTTCTTTATTTAGTAAAAAGCTCTTAGTTGCATCGTTACTAACGGTGTTTTCGTTAACATTGTTTAATGCGTTGAATCAAGATGTGTTAGCGAAATCTAATGAGGATACTTTAAAAAGCAACAAAATGAAAGCAAAGGTGGATAAGAAATTTCCTAGGGTTATTGAATATCACCTGAACAGTGGTAAAAAGATGGATGGGCAAAAGAAAGAAATTAAACAGGTGAAAATTAATGGGCATTTGATTACACCTAAAGTTACATACAAAAAACTAAACAATAGTACTGCTCAATATGTATTAAAAGTACAAGATAAGGAAAATAAAGTTGATGGTGAGTTTACTATTGAAATGAAAGTTGTTAATAATCAATTATCTTTTAAAGTTACAGATTATAAAAACAATTTAGATGGTAAAACGAAAGATACGATTATTAGAGATTTTGAAATTCCAAATCAATTTTTAGTTTCTGTTAATTCATCACAAAAAAATGCAAACTTGCAAACAACGCGTATGTCTAATAATACGATGAAAAGTGGGGATAAATTATTTAAAGTCGATAATAAAATTGAAAATGACTTTAATTACCCTATGATGTATGGATTTGTTTCAAATAGCAAAACAAGTGCAGGAGTGTGGAGTAATTCTCAATATTCTAAAGGTACTGGTGAATTAGACTTCACAAGATTAACTGCAACTTCTCAAGAATTGAAGAAGGACAAACATGTTGGTTTATCAAGTTCTTCTTGGATTTTACAACCTGGACCTGATTATCCAGATGCTAAACAACAAAAATTATTACCTGAAGCTAAGGTAGTTGTTACAGAAGATGAAAACAAAGATAAAAAGGTAGACTGGCAAGATGCTGCAATTGCTTATAGATCTATAATGAATCATCCTAAAGGTGCTGAATCGGTTCCAGATTTAGTTGCATATCGTATTTCAATGAATTTTGGTTCTCAAGCACAAAATCCATTTTTAACGACTTTAGATGGTGTTAAGAAAGTAAACTTGAACACTGACGGTTTAGGCCAATCTGTACTTTTAAAAGGGTACGGTAGTGAAGGACACGATTCAGGTCACTTAGACTACGACAATATTGGTAAAAGAATTGGTGGCGCAGAAGATATGAAAACTTTACTAGGCAAAGGTAAGGAGTATGGTGCTAAATTTGGTGTCCATATCAATGCGAGTGAAACATATCCAGAATCAAAAGCTTTTGTACCTGAACGATTAAAGAAAAATGCAGATGGATCATATAATTATGGTTGGAATTGGTTAGACCAAGGTATTAATATTGATGCAGCTTACGACATGCTTCATGGCAGAAAAGATAGATTCAAATCATTGAAAGACAAAATTGGTAATGACTTAGACTTTATATATGTAGATGTATGGGGTAATGGTCAATCTGGCGATAATGGCGCATGGATGTCTCACCAATTAGCTAAAGAAATTCAAGATTTAGGATGGAGAGTTGGCGTTGAGTGGGGCCACGGAATGGAATATGATTCTACTTTCCAACACTGGGCAGCTGATTTAACGTACGGTGACTATAAAAACAAAGGTATTAACTCTAAAGTAGCAAGATTTATTCGTAACTCTGAAAAAGATGCTTGGGTAGGTAATTATCCAACTTATTCAGGAGCAGCAGATTATCCATTATTAGGTGGATATGATATGAAAGATTTTGAAGGTTGGCAAGGTAGAAACAATTATGAAGAATATATAGATAATTTATTCAAAACAAATTTATCAACAAAATATTTACAACACTTTGACATTACTAACTGGAAAGACGGTAAACCAGTAAAAATGACTGCAAATGGTGAAACAGTAGATTGGACACCTGAAATGGAAGTACAATTGAAAAATGATCAAAACGATAAAGTAGTCGTTAAACGTAAATCTAATGATTACGCTGGGGATAAAGAAAATTACCGTTCTAGAACAATTGAATTAAATGGCAAAAAAGTATTAGACGGAAATAATTATTTACTTCCATGGAATTGGGACGAAAATGGTAAAGCGTTAAAAGATCAAGATAAAAAACTTTATCATTACAACGAAAAAGGTGGAACATCATCTTGGGAAGTTCCAAACGATTGGAAAAATAATAATCTAAAACTTTATAAATTAACTGAAACTGGTAGAGAATTCGTTAAAGATGTAACAGTTAAAAATGGTAAAGTCACATTAGATAAAATATCAGCTAAAACACCATATGTATTATACAAAGGCGAACAAAAGAAAAAAGAAGTTAGCTATGGTGAAGGTATGCACATTAAAGACCCAGGATTTAACAGCAAATCTCTTAAAGACTGGAAATTAGAAGGCAACAAAGATGACGTTTCAATCATTAAATCTAATAGTAGTAACGAAATGTTAACATTCAACAATACTTCTAAAGATGCTAAATTAACACAAACATTAACTGACTTAAAACCAGGCAAGCAATATGCTGTTTATGTAGGCGTAGATAATAGAAGTGATGCTAAAGCTAAAATATCTATCAATGCAAATGGTAAAAAAGTTGAAAACTATACGAAAAAATCAATCGCGAAAAATTATGTAAAAGCAAATCCACATAATACAACACCAGAATCATCAACAACTGGCGATTCAAGTTACTTCCAAAATATGTACGTAACATTTAAAGCACCAGCTAGTGGTGAAACAACGTTAACACTATCTAGAGATGCTGGAAAAGATACAACATATATGGATGACATCCGTATATTTGAAAACAAACAAAATTTATACCCTAAAGAGAATATATTCTCACAAAACTTTGAAGAAGTTCCACAAGGTATATTCCCATTTGTTGTTTCAAATATCGAAGGTGTAGAAGATAATAGAACACACTTATCTGAAAAACACGAACCATATACACAACGTGGTTGGAACAAAAAACGCATTAACGATGTAATTGATGGAAACTGGTCACTTAAAATTAATGGACAAGTTCAAAAGGATAAATTAGCTTATCAAACAATTCCACAAAACTTCAGATTTGAATCAGATAAAACATATGAAGTTTCATTCGATTATGAATCAGGTTCAGACGACACTTATGCATTTGCAACTGGAGATGAAAATGTAGAAGATAATGCTAAATTCAAACAAACACCATTAAAAGGTACTGCTGAAGAAAAAGGTAAGAAAACTTATAAAACAACGATCAAAGGTAGTAAGAATGGTCAAACATGGATTGGTATAGCTTCAACAGATAAAGCACCAGATACAAAAGGTGTTACAGACGAAGGTCAAGTTAACTTTGAAGGTTCAAAAGACTTTGTATTAGATAACTTAACTATAAAAGAAGTGAAATCTAAAAAATAG
- a CDS encoding DUF1304 family protein, with protein sequence MSLISSIFIVLVAIEFFYIMFLETIITTSDKTSQTFNIPTSKLSDENINTLLKNQGVYNGLIGLVLLYGAFLSEHPKEICIVILIYIICVAIYGGLSVNKSIFFKQGTLPIITLILLIFT encoded by the coding sequence ATGAGTTTAATTTCATCTATTTTCATTGTACTAGTTGCTATAGAATTCTTTTATATTATGTTTTTAGAAACAATCATTACGACTTCAGATAAAACAAGTCAGACATTCAATATACCTACAAGTAAGTTGAGTGATGAGAATATAAATACTTTGTTAAAAAATCAAGGTGTTTATAATGGGTTAATAGGTTTAGTTTTGCTATATGGCGCGTTTTTATCTGAACATCCTAAAGAAATTTGTATTGTCATATTGATCTATATTATTTGTGTGGCGATATATGGTGGATTGTCAGTTAATAAAAGTATATTTTTTAAACAAGGGACGCTTCCTATCATTACGTTAATTCTATTAATTTTTACTTAA